The following proteins are co-located in the Ancylothrix sp. D3o genome:
- a CDS encoding site-2 protease family protein, whose translation MAIATENAATIAIVLVALGILGWGYYRAKPFGKLGVLAWLQSVSLMAPWLIFFGLFAAGVYLNLVSILFLLVGFAGLYIYLGNQLRASSQDTALREKLEALLKSEATPAVSEPKLEPKTDNPTNTTQIPPIPDGEVLPIPGPDLQTIKEIFGIDTFFATETISYQDGAIFKGNLRGEPATVQPRLAEKLQARLGERYRLFLVENPDNKPVVIVLPSSNDPQPATLQQKILSVVLILATLATSLETAGLVRNFDFFNNINRSAEVLPFAAGIWAILIAHEVAHQVMAKRYNIRFSLPYFLPALQLGSFGAFNRFESLLPTRKALFDVAFAGPAAGGLVSLGMLIVGLLLSHPGSYFEIPSEFFKGSLLVGTLAKVVLGDALQQPLVDVHPLSVLGWLGLVVTALNLMPAGQLDGGRIVQAIYGRKVAGRTTVATLIVLSLVALLNPLSLYWAIVILFLQRNLERPALDDITEPDDARAALGLLALFLMLATLVPLSPGLAGRLGIGS comes from the coding sequence ATGGCGATAGCGACCGAAAACGCGGCAACGATTGCAATTGTGCTAGTAGCTTTAGGCATTTTGGGGTGGGGTTATTACCGAGCCAAACCCTTCGGCAAACTGGGAGTTTTAGCTTGGCTGCAATCTGTTTCTTTGATGGCTCCTTGGTTGATTTTTTTTGGTTTATTTGCTGCCGGCGTTTATCTTAATTTAGTCAGCATTTTGTTTTTATTAGTTGGCTTTGCTGGATTGTATATTTATTTAGGAAATCAATTACGAGCCAGTAGTCAAGATACAGCTTTGCGGGAAAAACTGGAAGCACTTTTAAAATCTGAAGCCACACCGGCAGTTTCAGAACCAAAACTCGAACCAAAAACCGATAACCCCACCAACACCACTCAAATACCTCCCATCCCAGACGGCGAAGTGCTGCCGATTCCGGGGCCAGACTTGCAAACAATTAAGGAAATTTTTGGCATAGATACCTTTTTTGCCACCGAAACAATTTCCTATCAGGATGGGGCAATTTTTAAAGGCAATTTGCGCGGAGAACCGGCCACAGTTCAGCCTCGTTTAGCAGAAAAATTACAAGCACGTTTAGGAGAACGCTACCGCTTATTTTTGGTAGAAAATCCAGACAATAAGCCGGTAGTCATTGTTTTGCCGAGTAGCAATGACCCTCAACCGGCAACCCTCCAGCAAAAAATTCTCTCAGTTGTGTTAATATTGGCAACCTTGGCCACAAGCCTCGAAACCGCTGGATTAGTAAGAAACTTTGACTTTTTTAATAATATCAATCGGTCGGCGGAAGTGCTGCCCTTTGCCGCAGGAATTTGGGCGATTTTAATTGCTCACGAAGTCGCTCATCAAGTAATGGCAAAACGCTATAATATTCGTTTTAGCTTGCCTTATTTTTTGCCGGCTTTGCAACTAGGCAGTTTTGGGGCGTTTAATCGTTTTGAGTCGCTTTTACCCACTCGAAAAGCGCTTTTTGATGTGGCTTTTGCAGGGCCGGCTGCGGGGGGTTTGGTATCTTTGGGGATGTTAATAGTAGGTTTATTACTTTCTCATCCAGGTAGTTATTTTGAAATTCCTTCCGAGTTTTTTAAAGGCTCGCTGTTAGTGGGAACTTTAGCGAAAGTTGTTTTAGGAGATGCTTTGCAACAACCTCTGGTAGATGTGCATCCGCTTTCCGTTTTGGGATGGTTAGGTTTAGTGGTTACGGCGCTGAATTTGATGCCGGCCGGTCAGTTAGACGGTGGTCGTATTGTCCAGGCAATTTATGGCCGCAAAGTGGCCGGTCGAACTACAGTAGCGACTTTAATTGTGTTGAGCTTGGTGGCTTTATTAAACCCTTTGTCGCTTTATTGGGCAATTGTGATTTTGTTTTTGCAACGCAATCTCGAAAGACCGGCTTTAGACGATATTACAGAACCAGATGATGCTCGTGCAGCTTTGGGGTTGTTGGCTTTATTTTTAATGCTGGCAACTTTGGTGCCTTTAAGTCCTGGT